In a single window of the Bradyrhizobium erythrophlei genome:
- a CDS encoding ABC transporter permease — MENSQGSISLNARRRVTKRGRRAVPYKLTAPAFVFVTLLLVIPLLMMLRLSLYRYDPVQMYVQALTFENYVRFFRDEFYQQVLWTTLWISAVTTMLCLVGGLAVAYYVARTRSAVMQRYLILAIVLPLFMGNVARTAGWIIILDNKGLLNFLLQKFDLASGAVRLLYTSGAVITGLTSVLLPFMIVTLNSVMHNIDISLEEASLNLGASGLTTFRRIVLPLLMPGIFAGCVLCFILSMNAYATPILIGGPKFYMMAPTIYSQMSATMNWPFGAALAFILISLTMVLTVVSAVIFNRSARAGVVR, encoded by the coding sequence ATGGAGAATTCGCAAGGTTCAATCTCCCTGAACGCGAGGCGCCGCGTCACGAAGCGCGGAAGGCGGGCTGTTCCGTACAAGTTGACGGCGCCGGCATTTGTTTTTGTAACCCTGCTGCTGGTCATACCGCTGCTCATGATGCTGCGGCTCAGCCTTTACCGGTACGACCCGGTGCAGATGTATGTTCAGGCGCTGACGTTTGAAAACTACGTCAGGTTTTTCAGGGACGAGTTCTACCAGCAGGTGTTGTGGACCACACTCTGGATTTCAGCCGTCACGACGATGCTGTGCCTCGTCGGTGGATTGGCGGTTGCCTACTACGTGGCCAGAACACGATCGGCCGTTATGCAACGATACCTGATCCTGGCAATCGTTCTGCCGCTATTCATGGGAAACGTGGCAAGAACGGCCGGATGGATCATCATTCTCGACAACAAGGGATTGCTCAATTTTCTGTTGCAGAAGTTCGACCTCGCGAGCGGGGCCGTGCGGCTGCTCTATACCTCCGGCGCCGTGATCACCGGCCTGACATCGGTGTTGCTGCCATTCATGATCGTGACGCTCAACAGCGTCATGCATAATATCGACATATCGCTTGAAGAGGCCTCGCTGAATCTCGGGGCGTCGGGGCTGACCACGTTTCGGCGTATTGTGCTGCCGCTTCTCATGCCGGGCATCTTTGCCGGCTGCGTGCTGTGTTTCATCCTGTCGATGAACGCCTACGCGACGCCGATTTTGATTGGCGGACCCAAATTCTACATGATGGCGCCGACCATCTATAGCCAGATGTCGGCCACCATGAATTGGCCGTTCGGCGCCGCTCTGGCGTTTATTCTGATCTCGTTGACGATGGTGCTCACGGTCGTGTCCGCGGTCATCTTTAATCGATCCGCGCGGGCCGGTGTCGTTCGATGA